Proteins from a genomic interval of Arachis hypogaea cultivar Tifrunner chromosome 10, arahy.Tifrunner.gnm2.J5K5, whole genome shotgun sequence:
- the LOC112715820 gene encoding LOB domain-containing protein 15, whose amino-acid sequence MSRERERFEEIGKKIKREGDNVSSQMGRRHMLGPPGTLNTITPCAACKLLRRRCAQECPFSPYFSPHEPQKFASVHKVFGASNVSKMLMEVPECQRADAANSLVYEANVRLRDPVYGCMGAISTLQHQVQSLQAELNAVRSEILKYKLREANNNIIIPSSHHHLPMLPSSGAAVSVAAPPPPPPPLPPNSLPPISSSSSSMYIQQQQRPPTNYSRIPSDNISYFG is encoded by the exons ATGTCCAGAGAAAG GGAGAGATTTGAGGAGATAGGGAAGAAGATAAAGAGGGAAGGAGATAATGTTTCAAGTCAAATGGGAAGAAGACACATGTTAGGGCCACCAGGAACCCTAAACACAATTACACCATGTGCAGCATGCAAGCTACTGCGACGAAGATGCGCACAAGAATGCCCCTTCTCTCCATATTTCTCACCTCATGAGCCCCAAAAGTTCGCTTCTGTCCACAAAGTCTTTGGTGCCAGCAACGTCTCCAAGATGCTCATG gaGGTACCGGAGTGCCAAAGAGCTGATGCAGCGAATAGTCTAGTTTATGAGGCTAATGTGAGGCTAAGAGATCCAGTTTATGGATGCATGGGTGCAATTTCAACATTGCAGCATCAAGTTCAATCTTTACAAGCTGAACTCAATGCAGTGAGGTCAGAAATACTTAAATACAAACTCAGAGAAGCTAATAACAATATCATTATTCCCTCCTCCCACCATCATCTTCCTATGCTCCCTTCATCCGGGGCTGCTGTTTCCGTCgctgctcctcctcctccgcCACCACCACTTCCTCCTAATTCTCTCCCTcccatttcttcctcttcttcctccatgtACATCCAACAACAACAGAGGCCTCCCACCAACTATAGCAGAATTCCAAGTGACAATATTTCTTATTTTGGTTAA
- the LOC112715821 gene encoding LOW QUALITY PROTEIN: probable inactive receptor kinase At5g10020 (The sequence of the model RefSeq protein was modified relative to this genomic sequence to represent the inferred CDS: inserted 2 bases in 1 codon), translating to MNPFLSILSLFLLFHTASSASFLELRSLLEFKKGITADPLRRVLDSWNPSAVSASVDSSNCPTWEGVVCDEVSGNVTAIVLDRLSLGGELKFHTLTDLKMLRNLSLSGNQFTGRLPPSLFTLTSLHHLDLSXNAFYGPIPARINDLWGLVHLNLSLNRFKGGFPSALQNLQQLRVLDLHSNELWADVADVLAALRSVEHVDLSANQFYGGLSLSAENASSIANTLHFLNLSGNVLNGPFFSGESIKLFRNLEVLDLGDNSITGELPSFGPLPSLRVLRLRRNQLFGSVPEELLESSVSLEELDLSGNGFTGSIAVINSTTLNILNLSSNSLSGSLPTSLRRCTIMDLSRNNFSGDISVVKTWEASLEVVVLSSNKLSGSLPPILGGPSSKLSTVDISLNLLKGPIPGSLVNFPSLTKLNLSGNQLTGSLPLQGSGASELLLMPPQQQMQYLDVSNNSLEGDLPSDIGKMGGLKLLNLARNGFSGQLPNELSKLAYLEDLDLSNNKFTGKIPDKLSSNLNAFNVSNNDLSGRVPENLSKFPTSSFRPGNEKLVLPKNSPETSSVPNNIPDNGRHHSSKGNIRIAIILASVGAAVMIVFVLVAYHRAQLKEFHGRNEFPGQNTGRDVNVKLGRLTRPSLFKFNTSVQPPSTSMSFSHDHLLTSNSRTHSGQSECITEISEQGLPQGTVATSSSSIPNLMDSPPTSSGRKSSPGSPLSSSPRFIEEKPAMLDVYSPDRLAGELSFLDSSLAFTAEELSRAPAEVLGRSSHGTLYKATLDNGHMLTVKWLRVGLVKHKKEFAREVKRIGSMRHPNIVPLRAYYWGPREQERLLLADYIHGDSLALHLYETTPRRHSPLSFSQRIRVAVDVARCLLYLHDRGLPHGNLKPTNILLPAPDYSARLTDYGLHRLMTPAGIAEQILNLGALGYRAPELTTTSKPVPSFKADVYALGVVLMELLTRKSAGDIISGQSGAVDLTDWVRLCEQEGRVIDCIDRDIAGGEESSKEMEELLAISLRCILPVNERPNIRQVFEDLCSISV from the exons ATGAATCCCTTCCtctcaattctctctctcttcctgcTATTCCACACCGCCTCCTCCGCCTCCTTCCTCGAGCTCCGATCCCTCCTTGAATTCAAGAAAGGCATAACCGCAGATCCCCTCCGCCGCGTCCTCGACTCATGGAACCCCTCTGCCGTCTCCGCCTCCGTCGACTCCTCCAACTGCCCTACCTGGGAGGGGGTCGTCTGCGACGAGGTCTCCGGAAACGTAACCGCCATCGTCCTCGACCGCCTGTCCCTCGGCGGCGAGCTCAAGTTCCACACTCTCACTGACCTCAAGATGCTCCGCAACCTCAGCCTCTCTGGTAACCAATTCACCGGTcgcctccctccctccctcttcaCTCTCACCTCACTCCACCACCTTGATCTCTC CAACGCCTTCTACGGCCCTATCCCCGCGCGGATCAACGACCTATGGGGCCTCGTCCACCTCAACCTCTCCCTTAACCGCTTCAAGGGTGGCTTCCCCAGCGCCCTCCAAAACCTTCAGCAACTCAGGGTCCTCGATTTACACTCTAATGAGCTTTGGGCTGACGTAGCTGACGTCCTTGCTGCCCTTCGCAGCGTAGAGCACGTTGATTTGAGCGCAAACCAGTTCTACGGCGGCCTCTCCCTTTCCGCCGAGAATGCCTCCTCTATTGCCAACACCCTGCATTTCTTGAACCTCAGCGGTAACGTTCTCAACGGTCCTTTCTTCAGTGGGGAATCGATTAAGCTATTTCGGAACTTGGAAGTGTTGGATTTGGGCGATAACTCCATCACAGGGGAGCTTCCCTCTTTTGGACCGTTGCCGAGCCTCCGGGTCCTGAGGCTCCGCCGGAACCAGCTGTTCGGGTCTGTCCCGGAAGAGTTGCTTGAGAGCTCTGTTTCGTTGGAAGAATTGGATCTTAGCGGCAATGGCTTCACTG GCTCAATTGCTGTAATCAACTCTACAACTCTGAATATTTTGAATCTTTCATCGAACAGTTTATCAGGCTCTTTGCCAACGTCTTTGAGAAGATGTACTATCATGGACTTGAGCAGGAACAATTTTTCTGGTGACATTTCTGTTGTCAAGACCTGGGAAGCCTCATTGGAGGTTGTTGTTCTGAGTTCAAACAAGCTGTCTGGATCGTTGCCTCCTATTTTAGGGGGCCCTTCTTCAAAATTGTCTACAGTTGACATAAGTTTAAATTTGCTTAAAGGACCCATTCCGGGTAGTTTAGTTAATTTTCCATCATTGACGAAGCTTAATCTTTCTGGGAATCAACTTACAGGGTCACTTCCACTTCAAGGTTCAGGGGCAAGTGAACTATTACTCATGCCACCTCAGCAGCAGATGCAATATCTTGATGTGTCTAATAATTCCTTAGAAGGCGACTTGCCTTCTGATATAGGTAAGATGGGAGGGCTCAAACTGCTGAATCTAGCTAGAAATGGCTTTTCTGGCCAGCTGCCAAATGAATTGAGCAAACTTGCTTATTTAGAAGACCTAGATTTATCTAATAACAAATTTACTGGAAAGATTCCCGATAAGCTTTCATCCAACTTAAATGCATTTAATGTGTCCAACAATGACCTGTCTGGTCGTGTTCCTGAAAATTTATCGAAGTTTCCAACTTCATCCTTCCGGCCTGGAAATGAAAAGTTAGTGTTACCGAAGAATTCTCCTGAGACTTCTTCAGTGCCTAATAATATTCCAGACAATGGAAGACATCATAGTTCAAAGGGTAATATCAGGATAGCAATTATTCTTGCCTCTGTGGGTGCTGCTGTGATGATTGTGTTTGTTTTAGTGGCTTATCATCGAGCACAACTGAAAGAATTTCACGGAAGAAATGAGTTCCCTGGTCAAAATACTGGAAGAGATGTCAATGTCAAATTAGGAAGACTTACAAGGCCTTCGCTTTTCAAGTTCAATACAAGTGTTCAACCTCCTTCAACTTCAATGAGCTTTTCACACGATCACTTGCTGACTTCTAATTCAAGGACCCACTCTGGACAATCAGAATGTATCACTGAAATTTCTGAGCAGGGCTTACCTCAGGGAACGGTAGCAACTAGCTCATCATCTATACCTAATTTGATGGATAGTCCTCCCACATCATCTGGAAGGAAGTCATCCCCTGGTTCCCCACTGTCATCGTCTCCCCGTTTCATAGAAGAAAAGCCGGCAATGTTGGACGTTTACTCGCCAGATCGGCTGGCTGGAGAGTTGTCCTTCCTGGATTCTTCCTTAGCATTCACTGCAGAGGAATTATCTCGAGCACCAGCTGAAGTTCTTGGCAGAAGTAGTCATGGCACTTTATATAAAGCTACTCTGGACAATGGTCATATGTTGACTGTTAAATGGTTAAGGGTGGGGTTGGTCAAACATAAAAAGGAATTTGCAAGAGAAGTTAAAAGGATCGGTTCTATGAGGCATCCAAACATTGTTCCATTAAGAGCATACTATTGGGGTCCTAGGGAACAAGAGAGGCTTCTTTTAGCTGACTATATACATGGGGACAGCTTGGCCTTACATCTTTACG AGACCACCCCCCGGAGGCACTCCCCATTGTCATTCAGCCAGCGAATAAGAGTCGCCGTTGATGTTGCTCGATGTCTATTATACCTTCATGATCGAGGGCTTCCGCATGGAAATCTAAAGCCAACAAATATTTTGCTACCAGCCCCAGATTACAGTGCGCGTCTTACTGACTATGGTTTGCATCGGCTAATGACACCTGCTGGAATTGCAGAGCAGATACTTAATCTAGGAGCACTTGGGTACCGTGCTCCAGAACTAACAACCACATCCAAACCAGTACCGTCATTCAAGGCTGATGTATATGCACTTGGTGTGGTCCTGATGGAACTGTTAACAAGAAAAAGTGCAGGTGACATAATATCGGGTCAGTCAGGCGCTGTCGATCTTACTGATTGGGTTAGGCTGTGCGAGCAAGAAGGGCGGGTAATAGACTGTATTGACAGAGACATAGCAGGTGGGGAAGAATCCTCCAAAGAGATGGAAGAACTGCTTGCAATATCTCTGAGGTGTATTCTCCCTGTAAATGAGAGGCCTAACATCAGACAAGTTTTTGAAGATCTCTGTTCTATATCAGTTTGA